From a region of the Bdellovibrionales bacterium genome:
- a CDS encoding glycerophosphodiester phosphodiesterase: MMLLEKKFQTHRGFWTDGTTENTLESLQAAKKRGSQMVEFDVRLTRDYVPVLYHDANLKRLHKAPVDMKALTLEQARVFASNLTTLEQVLASKDVPDFLNIELKTDSAVDPALEIRVSQLVKKYNAEERVVFSSFNPFSLIRAKGFVPEVSRALLVSEDDEPKNYWFLKQMSLLPLCDAQFLHWDQKMTSKERVEKFMKLGYQIAVYTVNDVERAKEFFAMGVHSIISDKLLSV; the protein is encoded by the coding sequence ATGATGTTATTAGAAAAAAAGTTTCAAACTCACCGCGGATTTTGGACGGATGGGACTACAGAAAATACTCTGGAGTCTTTGCAGGCTGCTAAAAAGCGCGGCAGTCAAATGGTGGAGTTCGACGTCCGCCTGACGCGTGATTATGTGCCGGTGCTCTACCATGATGCGAATCTGAAACGTCTGCATAAAGCGCCCGTGGATATGAAAGCTTTGACGTTAGAGCAAGCGAGAGTTTTTGCTTCGAATTTGACCACGTTAGAGCAAGTACTTGCATCAAAAGATGTACCTGATTTTTTGAACATAGAACTGAAGACGGATTCGGCGGTGGATCCTGCGCTTGAGATTCGCGTGAGTCAGCTTGTGAAAAAATATAACGCCGAAGAACGTGTTGTGTTTTCGAGTTTTAATCCGTTTAGTCTCATTCGTGCGAAGGGCTTTGTTCCGGAAGTTTCCCGGGCCCTGTTGGTCAGTGAAGATGATGAACCAAAAAATTATTGGTTTTTAAAGCAGATGAGTCTTCTTCCACTCTGTGATGCGCAGTTCCTGCATTGGGATCAAAAGATGACGTCCAAAGAGCGCGTTGAGAAATTCATGAAGCTTGGTTATCAAATCGCCGTATACACCGTGAACGATGTCGAGCGCGCGAAAGAATTTTTCGCCATGGGCGTCCACAGCATCATCTCTGACAAACTGCTCAGCGTTTAG